The Lytechinus pictus isolate F3 Inbred chromosome 17, Lp3.0, whole genome shotgun sequence genome contains a region encoding:
- the LOC129280067 gene encoding BSD domain-containing protein 1-like gives MAESNAMSKEEGEAGDVGGNWWGGLLKTVQEKSGSAWVQMRKDLGEFGTTIQRDTAQAAASTATLIKEQLKVQEGEDAENEDVTTTARMKVGFSKLLTGLSQSLTPAESSASSKDDDVPIARKDPHIFDKARARLHAMQTDPTTYCSDPDGVPDYKEWMESFNVESFKGEISELLVVNTDVRALYTKLVPAAVSHVEFWGRYFYRVEQLREDEKRRRALKERADMTSSQKFEEEDLGWGDEDDTWDTVPDAMKNQSGLEKFVVLPEDNDKEPKDASSTNNPSESDPNQPTETNTHHATESSISQNTITDSPKDSHEQEPSHISDKQKPSEDSRPTDVVTQCDDATKVDQDLSRLRPEPASLTSVLGPSPVVATENSEAETAAPIQTLQVSSTSDGPVPDATTTLRDTERTVGVEGEQGSRVKMDKPQLEGLTVETDSKEEESKVTTTKATEQVSPVESDGSNRESSLSDDWEKDFDDIEVTEEDLKNASVKIASGAVDNDDLDDDWESWD, from the exons TCTGGCAGTGCTTGGGTCCAGATGAGGAAAGACCTCGGTGAATTTGGAACCACCATCCAGCGAGACACGGCTCAAGCAGCCGCTTCAACGGCAACACTCATCAAAGAGCAGCTCAAG GTCCAAGAAGGAGAGGATGCGGAGAATGAAGATGTGACAACGACGGCTCGGATGAAAGTGGGTTTTTCCAAGCTATTGACAGGTCTCTCCCAGAGTCTGACACCGGCCGAATCAAGTGCGTCGTCAAAAGACGATGACGTCCCCATAGCTCGCAAGGATCCTCACATCTTTGACAAAGCCAGG GCTCGTCTCCATGCAATGCAGACGGACCCCACTACGTACTGCAGCGATCCTGATGGCGTGCCAGACTACAAAGAGTGGATGGAGTCTTTCAATGTGGAGAGCTTCAAGGGAGAGATTTCGGAACTGTTGGTAGTTAATACCGATGTCAGGGCACTCTACACAAAACTg GTACCAGCCGCCGTCTCTCATGTGGAGTTCTGGGGGCGGTATTTCTACAGAGTAGAACAGCTGAGGGAGGATGAGAAGAGGAGAAGGGCCCTCAAGGAACGTgcggacatgacatcatcacagaaatttgaagaagAAGATCTAGGATGGGGAGACGAAG ACGACACTTGGGACACCGTACCTGATGCGATGAAGAACCAATCTGGACTAGAGAAGTTTGTTGTTTTACCGGAAGACAATGACAAGGAACCTAAAGATGCCTCTTCTACAAATAACCCATCAGAATCGGATCCAAACCAACCAACAGAAACAAATACCCACCATGCAACTGAATCATCAATATCACAAAATACGATCACAGACTCTCCCAAGGACTCCCACGAACAAGAACCTTCTCATATATCGGATAAACAGAAACCAAGTGAAGACAGTAGACCTACAGATGTTGTAACCCAATGTGATGATGCGACAAAAGTAGACCAGGACTTGAGTAGACTAAGACCAGAACCTGCCAGCCTCACAAGTGTACTTGGACCTAGTCCTGTTGTTGCGACCGAGAACTCTGAAGCGGAAACTGCTGCACCCATCCAAACGCTCCAAGTGTCTTCCACTTCGGATGGTCCTGTACCGGATGCAACCACAACATTGAGAGATACGGAAAGGACAGTTGGAGTGGAGGGGGAACAAGGATCAAGGGTTAAAATGGACAAACCACAGCTTGAAGGATTAACGGTTGAGACAGATAGTAAAGAGGAAGAGAGTAAAGTGACGACAACAAAGGCGACTGAACAGGTTTCGCCCGTGGAATCAGATGGAAGCAATAGAG AATCAAGTCTCAGTGACGACTGGGAGAAAGACTTTGACGACATCGAAGTGACGGAGGAAGACCTCAAGAATGCTTCGGTTAAGATTGCCTCAGGAGCGGTGGACAATGATGATTTGGACGATGATTGGGAGAGTTGGGATTGA